One part of the Anser cygnoides isolate HZ-2024a breed goose chromosome 9, Taihu_goose_T2T_genome, whole genome shotgun sequence genome encodes these proteins:
- the PROCR gene encoding endothelial protein C receptor, protein MLRLRLLLLCGALGCGAQGAAPLAFTMLQWTRVSKGISVFWGNATLGGRLSHLLEGRNVTQVLPLEPPAAWERRRDAVGNYLTSFSELVWFFSKERPINYTQSLCCRLGCYLFPNGTARSFYEVSLNGTAFLTFHVPTATWERRWPGRDAVASFAQQELTKYPQTTHDLQHFLNTTCVDILRAQSTETGKQSSRSRAPLVLGLTLGILAVVGMAGGIFLCTGGSC, encoded by the exons ATGCTgcggctgcggctgctgctgctctgcgggGCCCTGGGCTGCGGGGCGCAGGGCGCGG CCCCGCTCGCCTTCACCATGCTGCAGTGGACGCGGGTGTCCAAGGGCATCTCCGTCTTCTGGGGCAACGCCACGCTGGGCGGGCGGCTCAGCCACCTCCTGGAGGGCCGCAACGTCACCCAGGTGCTGCCGCTGGAGCCCCCAGCCGCCTGGGAGCGGCGGCGGGACGCGGTGGGCAACTACCTGACCTCCTTCAGCGAGCTGGTGTGGTTCTTCAGCAAGGAGAGGCCCATCAACT ACACGCAGAGCCTGTGCTGCCGCCTGGGCTGCTACCTCTTCCCCAACGGCACAGCCCGCAGCTTCTACGAGGTCTCCCTCAACGGGACGGCCTTCCTCACCTTCCACGTCCCCACCGCCACCTGGGAGCGCCGCTGGCCCGGCAGGGACGCGGTGGCCTCCTTCGCCCAGCAGGAGCTGACGAAGTACCCGCAGACCACCCACGACCTGCAGCATTTCCTCAACACCACCTGCGTGGACATCCTGCGGGCTCAGAGCACCGAGACAG gaaagcagagcagccGGTCGCGCGCCCCGCTGGTGCTGGGTCTGACCCTGGGGATCTTGGCGGTGGTGGGCATGGCCGGAGGCATCTTCTTGTGCACGGGTGGCAGCTGCTAG